One Gambusia affinis linkage group LG15, SWU_Gaff_1.0, whole genome shotgun sequence genomic window carries:
- the LOC122845324 gene encoding solute carrier family 22 member 4-like yields MKEYEEIVAFLDQWGCFQKVVFFLLCVSIIPNGFGAFNLVFLTDVPDHHCFLPDLNVSEEWRKSIIPKTFDLVCDDQWVQPFTTSVFFIGVLVGSFFSGQLSDRYGRKPILFATLAAQIIFTFAQVFSTSWTMFVILLFFNGLGQISNFVAALVLGAEVLTDKIRILYSSMGTCLGFAVGYMLLPVVAYFLRDWKSLLVALSLPCLVYIPLWWLLPESPRWLLSQGRVKEAEAVIRKAARWNKVQTPTVIFETDSVINTKSDKKPSGVLDLFRISSIRITTLILLFFPVFCTWKERYKTPFSLGAVAAFVALLLLETFKQPLPETLQQMHKRQRTKCPCIQKTEASEPVVLSDSPL; encoded by the exons ATGAAAGAGTATGAGGAGATTGTTGCCTTTTTGGATCAGTGGGGATGTTTTCAAAAAGTCgtcttttttttgctctgtgtgAGCATTATCCCCAATGGATTTGGTGCTTTCAATCTTGTTTTTCTGACTGATGTACCAGATCACCACTGCTTCCTACCGGACCTCAATGTCTCAGAGGAGTGGAGGAAAAGCATTATACCAAAAACA TTTGACTTGGTGTGCGATGACCAATGGGTGCAGCCATTTACtacttcagttttctttattgGAGTTCTTGTTGGATCCTTCTTCTCCGGACAGCTGTCAGACAG GTATGGACGGAAACCTATTCTATTTGCAACATTGGCTGCACAAATAATATTTACCTTTGCTCAAGTCTTTTCTACCTCATGGACCATGTTTGTTATTCTCCTCTTCTTCAATGGACTGGGACAAATATCCAACTTTGTTGCAGCTTTAGTTCTTG GTGCTGAGgttttgactgataaaatacGTATCCTTTATTCATCTATGGGCACATGCTTAGGTTTTGCTGTTGGATACATGCTGCTTCCTGTTGTCGCTTACTTTCTGAGGGACTGGAAATCTCTCCTCGtggctctctctctcccttgtCTGGTCTACATCCCCCTCTGGTG GCTTCTCCCAGAGTCTCCTCGATGGCTTCTCTCTCAAGGCCGAGTAAAGGAAGCCGAGGCTGTAATCAGAAAAGCTGCTCGATGGAACAAAGTTCAAACTCCAACTGTCATCTTTGAAACTGATAGTGTAA TTAACACAAAATCTGACAAGAAACCAAGCGGCGTGTTGGACCTTTTCAGGATCAGCAGCATCAGAATCACAACTCTCATCCTCCTC ttctttccagtgttttgtacctggaAAGAAAGGTACAAAACACCTTTCTCTCTGGGAGCTGTTGCCGCCTTTGTTGCTCTTTTGCTTCTAGAGACTTTCAAGCAACCACTGCCTGAAACCCTTCAACAAATGCATAAAAGACAAAG GACCAAATGTCCCTGTATCCAAAAAACCGAAGCCTCAGAACCAGTTGTGTTGTCAGACAGTCCTCTGTGA
- the LOC122844668 gene encoding solute carrier family 22 member 5-like, with protein sequence MPAATSDTSRITDYEAATSFLGEWGRFQQRTFFLLCLSFIPNGLTALSVVFLADTPDHCCALPAHLNLSAAWRNSSIPLEQDASRDGALVPSKCSRYKVEYLLNYSERGFLPGSDVNLSNVPRESCLDGWEFDHSVYTSTIVSEWNLVCDQSWKKPLTTSLFFFGILSGSFVSGQLSDRFGRKIVMFGTIGLQVVTTLILIFSSSWIMFVVLYFLLGVEQISNYLVTFVLGAEILGPQARTFFSTAGVCLFFAVGYTLLPLFAFFVRDWRMLQVGFMLAGCVCLPLFWFIPESPRWLLSQGRVEEAEVIIRNAAKMNRIESPPVIFTPLKNEGRTEKTRAHNICDLLRTPNIRWLSVTLWLVWNTLTIAYYALSLNTANLHGNPFLNCFLSAVMEIPAYALSWIMFRWFSRRLSHFSALFAGGFFIFIIQFIPEHLVALSITFEMLGKFAVSTAFAVVYAYTAELYPTVLRNTAVGACSTASRIGSIVAPYFIYLRTYSVSLPYIIVGSLTALTALLSLLLPETFGMPLPDTISQMQSFPGCCQKRPYVLARTKEEENAAEEKSLARQL encoded by the exons ATGCCCGCTGCAACTTCTGACACCAGCAGAATCACTGACTATGAGGCGGCGACATCTTTCCTCGGAGAATGGGGACGGTTCCAGCAGCGGACgtttttcctcctctgcctgAGCTTCATCCCTAATGGACTCACTGCGCTGTCTGTGGTGTTTCTGGCCGACACGCCGGATCACTGCTGCGCGCTGCCCGCGCACCTGAACCTCAGCGCGGCGTGGAGGAACAGCAGCATTCCGCTGGAGCAGGATGCGAGCCGCGACGGCGCTTTGGTGCCCAGCAAGTGCTCTAGATACAAAGtggaatatttattaaattactcGGAGAGAGGCTTTCTGCCTGGATCGGACGTTAATCTGTCCAATGTGCCCAGAGAAAGCTGCCTGGACGGCTGGGAGTTTGACCACAGCGTGTATACATCTACCATTGTCTCTGAG tGGAACCTGGTGTGTGACCAAAGCTGGAAGAAGCCTCTCActacttctttgtttttttttggcattctTTCTGGCTCCTTCGTCTCAGGACAGCTCTCCGACAG ATTCGGGAGGAAAATTGTGATGTTTGGTACCATTGGACTACAAGTAGTCACAACACTGATTCTGATTTTTTCTTCAAGCTGGATCATGTTTGTCgtcttgtattttcttcttgGAGTGGAACAAATTTCCAATTACTTGGTCACATTTGTTCTAG GAGCAGAAATCTTAGGTCCACAGGCCCGAACATTTTTCTCCACTGCTGGAGTGTGTCTTTTCTTCGCGGTGGGCTACACACTCCTACCGTTGTTTGCATTCTTTGTGAGAGACTGGAGGATGCTCCAGGTGGGCTTCATGTTGGCAGGCTGCGTTTGTTTGCCCCTCTTCTG GTTCATCCCAGAGTCTCCTCGCTGGTTGCTTTCCCAGGGTAGAGTGGAGGAAGCCGAGGTCATCATCCGGAACGCTGCCAAGATGAACAGGATTGAATCTCCACCCGTCATCTTTACACCTCTAAAG AATGAAGGCAGGACTGAAAAGACCAGGGCGCACAACATCTGTGACCTTCTTCGCACTCCAAACATCCGATGGCTCTCCGTCACGCTGTGGCTGGTCTG GAACACCCTCACCATCGCCTACTACGCTCTTTCCCTGAACACGGCGAACCTCCATGGAAATCCGTTCCTCAACTGTTTCCTGTCTGCTGTGATGGAGATCCCAGCCTATGCTTTGTCGTGGATTATGTTCCGCTGGTTTTCCAGACGACTCAGCCATTTCTCAGCACTTTTTGCAGGAGGATTCTTCATATTCATCATACAGTTCATACCAGAAC ACCTGGTTGCTCTGTCCATAACATTTGAGATGCTGGGGAAGTTTGCGGTGTCCACTGCCTTCGCCGTTGTGTACGCCTACACAGCAGAGCTGTACCCCACTGTGCTGAGGAACACGGCTGTCGGCGCCTGCTCCACGGCCTCCAGGATAGGCAGCATTGTTGCTCCATACTTCATTTACTTAC GAACCTACTCTGTGTCCCTGCCGTACATCATAGTGGGAAGCCTCACAGCTTTGACTGCACTGCTGAGTCTGCTTCTCCCTGAGACCTTTGGGATGCCCCTGCCCGACACCATCAGCCAAATGCAAAGCTTTCctgg ATGTTGCCAGAAAAGACCTTACGTCCTCGCCAGAACTAAAGAAGAGGAAAACGCTGCTGAAGAAAAGTCTCTGGCCAGACAGCTGTAA